A single genomic interval of Cucumis sativus cultivar 9930 chromosome 7, Cucumber_9930_V3, whole genome shotgun sequence harbors:
- the LOC101217486 gene encoding protein WHAT'S THIS FACTOR 1 homolog, chloroplastic, with the protein MFSTPNSLISYLRGIKSHCPCFLSQEIIVQFRPISSLKVVWRKDYRLDEAIENDKRYKLCARVVKEVLNEPGQVIPLRYLEKRRERLRLNVSVKAFLGFNPGLFDTYYDRIKPKSEPVLFLRASDRLRGFLEEEKRIMMENEELIVSKLCKLLMMSKDKMLSVDKLVHVKRDFGFPNDFLVNLVPKYPEYFQIVGCPGEGKSFLQLVSRNPDFAKSVIERRAEDESISTGIRMRPNFDYKLPPGFILRKEMREWVRDWLELDYISPYEDVSHLAQSSPEMEKRTVGVFHELLSLSLFKRIPVPILGKFGGEYRFSNAFSSVFTRHSGIFYLSLKGGIETAMLREAYEGGQLIDCDPLLEIKNKFVELLEQGWRERAEQRRQQANELRKDMEFMCARAVHLKG; encoded by the coding sequence ATGTTCTCCACTCCCAATTCACTCATCTCATATCTCCGCGGCATCAAATCTCATTGCCCCTGTTTCCTATCCCAGGAAATCATTGTTCAGTTCAGACCCATTTCGAGTTTGAAGGTTGTTTGGCGCAAAGATTACAGATTGGACGAAGCCATCGAGAATGACAAGCGGTACAAGCTATGCGCGCGCGTTGTAAAAGAAGTTCTCAACGAACCAGGGCAGGTAATTCCACTTCGATATCTTGAAAAACGACGAGAGAGATTGCGCCTCAATGTGTCAGTCAAGGCGTTTTTGGGTTTTAATCCAGGTTTGTTCGATACTTACTATGATAGAATCAAACCTAAATCTGAACCCGTTTTGTTCTTACGCGCGAGCGATCGACTTCGGGGGTTtcttgaagaagagaagaggatTATGATGGAAAATGAAGAGTTGATCGTTTCGAAATTGTGTAAGTTATTGATGATGTCGAAGGATAAAATGCTTAGTGTTGATAAATTAGTGCATGTTAAGAGGGATTTCGGGTTTCCGAATGATTTTTTGGTCAATTTAGTGCCGAAATACCCTGAATATTTTCAGATTGTTGGGTGTCCAGGAGAGGGAAAATCGTTTCTTCAATTGGTTTCTCGAAACCCTGATTTTGCTAAATCAGTGATTGAGAGAAGAGCTGAGGATGAATCCATCTCGACTGGCATTCGTATGCGGCCTAATTTCGACTACAAGCTTCCTCCTGGATTCATTTTGAGAAAGGAAATGAGAGAGTGGGTTAGAGATTGGTTAGAATTAGATTACATATCGCCATACGAGGATGTGTCCCATTTGGCACAATCTTCACCGGAGATGGAGAAGAGAACAGTAGGAGTTTTTCACGAGTTGCTATCACTTTCATTGTTCAAGAGGATTCCAGTGCCAATATTGGGGAAATTTGGTGGCGAGTACAGGTTTTCAAATGCATTTTCCAGTGTGTTCACAAGGCATTCTGGCATTTTCTATTTGTCTTTGAAAGGTGGGATTGAAACTGCGATGCTTCGAGAGGCATATGAAGGTGGCCAGTTGATTGATTGTGACCCATTgcttgaaataaaaaataagttcgTGGAGTTGTTGGAACAAGGATGGAGGGAAAGAGCTGAGCAGCGAAGGCAACAGGCAAATGAACTCAGGAAGGACATGGAATTCATGTGTGCAAGGGCTGTTCACTTGAAGGGCTGA